A section of the Streptomyces sp. SLBN-118 genome encodes:
- the rpmA gene encoding 50S ribosomal protein L27 translates to MAHKKGASSTRNGRDSNAQRLGVKRFGGQVVNAGEILVRQRGTHFHPGNGVGRGKDDTLFALDAGAVEFGTRRGRKVVNIVPVA, encoded by the coding sequence ATGGCACACAAGAAGGGCGCATCGTCCACTCGGAACGGTCGCGACTCCAATGCTCAGCGGCTCGGCGTGAAGCGCTTCGGCGGTCAGGTCGTCAACGCCGGTGAGATCCTGGTCCGCCAGCGCGGCACCCACTTCCACCCGGGCAACGGCGTCGGCCGTGGCAAGGACGACACGCTGTTCGCGCTGGACGCCGGCGCGGTGGAGTTCGGTACTCGCCGTGGCCGCAAGGTAGTGAACATCGTTCCGGTCGCCTGA
- the rplU gene encoding 50S ribosomal protein L21, with amino-acid sequence MYAIVRSGGRQHKVAVGDIVEVDKISTAKVGDTVELSTLLVVDGDAVTSDPWVLAGIKVTAEVVDHHKGAKIDILRYKNKTGYRRRQGHRQQYTAIKVTGIPTAAK; translated from the coding sequence GTGTACGCCATCGTGCGCAGCGGTGGTCGCCAGCACAAGGTTGCTGTCGGCGACATCGTTGAGGTTGACAAGATTTCCACTGCCAAGGTTGGCGACACGGTCGAGCTCTCGACCCTGCTCGTTGTCGACGGCGACGCCGTGACCAGCGACCCGTGGGTGCTGGCCGGAATCAAGGTCACGGCCGAGGTCGTGGACCACCACAAGGGCGCGAAGATCGACATCCTTCGCTACAAGAACAAGACCGGCTACCGCCGTCGCCAGGGTCACCGCCAGCAGTACACGGCGATCAAGGTCACCGGCATCCCCACGGCTGCGAAGTAA
- a CDS encoding acyltransferase, with amino-acid sequence MNYRVQPTAQVDETAVIGAGSSVWELAQIREGAKLGEGCVVGRGAYVGTGVQIGDNVKLQNYALVYEPAELGDGVFVGPAVVLTNDHNPRSVDPDGKQKRGGDWEAVGVKVAEGASLGARSVCVAPVRIGRWSMVAAGAVVTKDVPDFALVVGVPARRIGWVGRAGVRLVEREGEQGVWECPQSGSLYVEKDGVLAEQEQAV; translated from the coding sequence GTGAACTACAGGGTCCAGCCCACCGCCCAGGTCGACGAGACCGCCGTCATCGGCGCCGGGAGCAGTGTCTGGGAGCTCGCCCAGATCCGCGAGGGCGCCAAGCTCGGCGAGGGCTGTGTCGTCGGCCGCGGCGCCTACGTCGGCACCGGCGTACAGATCGGCGACAACGTCAAGCTGCAGAACTACGCCCTGGTTTACGAGCCCGCCGAACTCGGCGACGGTGTGTTCGTCGGCCCGGCCGTAGTGCTCACCAACGACCACAACCCGCGCTCCGTCGACCCCGACGGCAAGCAGAAGCGCGGCGGTGACTGGGAGGCCGTCGGCGTCAAGGTCGCCGAGGGCGCATCGCTGGGCGCGCGCTCGGTGTGTGTCGCGCCGGTGCGGATCGGCCGCTGGTCCATGGTCGCCGCGGGCGCGGTCGTCACCAAGGACGTACCGGACTTCGCGCTGGTCGTGGGCGTGCCCGCCCGCCGGATCGGCTGGGTCGGCCGGGCCGGTGTCCGCCTCGTGGAGCGCGAGGGCGAGCAGGGCGTGTGGGAGTGCCCGCAGAGCGGCTCGCTGTACGTGGAGAAGGACGGTGTCCTTGCCGAGCAGGAGCAGGCGGTCTGA
- the wecB gene encoding non-hydrolyzing UDP-N-acetylglucosamine 2-epimerase: protein MKVISIVGARPQLVKLAPIAAAFAETDHEHVIVHTGQHYDADLSDVFFDGLGIPDPDVHLGVGSGSHGVQTGSVLTALDPVLEREQPDWVLVYGDTNSTIAGALSAVKMHLPVAHLEAGLRSFNRRMPEEHNRVLTDHCADVLLAPTEEAMRHLADEGLGDRAVLAGDVMVDICLRIRDAVLAGEHAAPALPEGIDPSKPFLLATLHRPDNTDDPERLAAIIGAMAKLPVPVALLAHPRLVARAEQHGIELAQGSVHVGRPLPYAGLVAAVLASTGVVTDSGGLQKEAFLLERITTTIRPETEWVETVDTGWNVLVPDPHELSADEWAATVTRAVPTADPGTPYGDGRAAQNVVRIMEEWKGGSRLV from the coding sequence GTGAAAGTCATCAGCATCGTCGGTGCCCGTCCGCAATTGGTGAAGCTCGCCCCCATTGCGGCCGCGTTCGCCGAGACCGACCACGAGCACGTCATCGTGCACACCGGGCAGCACTACGACGCCGACCTCTCCGACGTCTTCTTCGACGGTCTCGGCATCCCCGACCCGGACGTCCACCTCGGTGTCGGCTCCGGCAGCCACGGCGTCCAGACCGGTTCTGTGCTCACCGCGCTCGACCCGGTGCTCGAGCGGGAGCAGCCCGACTGGGTCCTCGTCTACGGCGACACCAACTCGACCATCGCCGGTGCGCTCTCGGCGGTGAAGATGCACCTGCCGGTCGCGCACCTGGAGGCCGGTCTGCGCTCCTTCAACCGGCGCATGCCCGAGGAGCACAACCGCGTACTGACCGACCACTGCGCCGACGTCCTGCTGGCCCCGACCGAGGAGGCCATGCGCCACCTCGCAGACGAGGGCCTGGGGGACCGCGCCGTGCTGGCCGGTGACGTGATGGTCGACATCTGCCTGCGCATCCGCGACGCGGTGCTCGCCGGCGAACACGCCGCGCCCGCGCTGCCCGAGGGCATCGACCCCTCCAAGCCGTTCCTGCTGGCGACCCTGCACCGGCCCGACAACACCGACGACCCCGAGCGCCTCGCCGCGATCATCGGCGCCATGGCCAAGCTGCCCGTCCCGGTGGCGCTGCTCGCGCACCCGCGCCTGGTCGCGCGGGCCGAGCAGCACGGCATCGAACTGGCGCAGGGTTCGGTGCACGTCGGCCGACCGCTGCCTTACGCGGGTCTGGTCGCCGCGGTGCTGGCCTCGACCGGTGTCGTCACCGACTCCGGCGGCCTGCAGAAGGAAGCCTTCCTCCTGGAGCGGATCACGACGACGATCCGTCCAGAAACCGAGTGGGTCGAAACCGTCGACACCGGTTGGAACGTCTTGGTACCTGACCCGCACGAGCTCTCCGCCGACGAGTGGGCCGCCACGGTCACCCGCGCCGTTCCGACGGCCGACCCGGGCACTCCCTACGGCGACGGACGAGCCGCGCAGAACGTTGTCCGGATCATGGAAGAGTGGAAGGGGGGCAGCCGGCTCGTGTGA